The Microbacterium sp. KUDC0406 genome includes a window with the following:
- the lgt gene encoding prolipoprotein diacylglyceryl transferase encodes MSLSTFSGVLASIPSPPNNSFPVGPLTIHYYALCIIAGIIAAVLLTNHRLTRRGAERWVVIDIAILAVPLAIIGARIFHVLTHPNFYFGPGKNTWNPFEPGSVWAIWEGGIAIFGALIGGAVGAWLGCRWTGIRFWTFADALAPGMLLAQAMGRFGNWFNHELFGLPTDLPWGLEIEQSNPAFPPGLAEGTLFHPTFLYEVIWNGLGVIFLLWAGKALRLQWGKLFALYLIWYSAGRIVWESIRIDPSEIILGLRSNVWAAIIGVIVGIVIIIVQTRRHPGVEPSPYMPGRAPKAEVQSDDPDSFVDVSEPPAEAINTGATATSTAPSIEEAAR; translated from the coding sequence ATGTCCCTCAGCACCTTCTCCGGCGTGCTCGCCAGCATCCCGAGCCCTCCGAACAACAGCTTCCCGGTCGGACCGCTGACGATCCACTACTACGCCCTGTGCATCATCGCGGGCATCATCGCGGCGGTCCTGCTGACAAACCACCGCCTCACCAGGCGCGGTGCCGAGAGGTGGGTCGTCATCGACATCGCGATCCTCGCGGTGCCGTTGGCGATCATCGGCGCACGGATCTTCCACGTCCTCACCCACCCGAACTTCTACTTCGGACCGGGCAAGAACACCTGGAACCCGTTCGAGCCGGGCTCGGTCTGGGCGATCTGGGAGGGCGGCATCGCCATCTTCGGGGCACTGATCGGCGGTGCCGTCGGCGCATGGCTGGGCTGCAGGTGGACCGGCATCCGGTTCTGGACCTTCGCCGACGCGCTCGCGCCGGGCATGCTGCTGGCACAGGCCATGGGCCGCTTCGGCAACTGGTTCAACCACGAACTGTTCGGCCTGCCGACCGACCTGCCCTGGGGCCTGGAGATCGAGCAGAGCAACCCCGCCTTCCCGCCGGGACTCGCTGAGGGCACCCTGTTCCACCCCACATTCCTGTACGAGGTGATCTGGAACGGACTCGGCGTGATCTTCCTGCTCTGGGCGGGCAAGGCGCTGCGTCTGCAGTGGGGCAAGCTGTTCGCCCTCTACCTGATCTGGTACAGCGCCGGACGCATCGTCTGGGAATCGATCCGGATCGATCCGAGCGAGATCATCCTGGGCCTGCGCAGCAACGTCTGGGCCGCCATCATCGGCGTGATCGTGGGCATCGTGATCATCATCGTGCAGACCCGCCGTCACCCCGGCGTCGAGCCCTCGCCGTACATGCCGGGGCGCGCGCCCAAGGCTGAGGTACAATCGGACGACCCCGACTCCTTCGTCGACGTGAGTGAGCCTCCCGCCGAAGCGATCAACACCGGAGCCACCGCCACCAGCACGGCTCCGAGCATCGAAGAAGCCGCCCGATAA
- the trpA gene encoding tryptophan synthase subunit alpha, protein MSRVEDAIAKAHNEGRGAFVGYLPVGYPDLETSIQAAITLARNGADVIELGPPYSDPVMDGLVIQEATQHALAAGFKIRDLFTAVRAITDAVDVPVLVMTYWNPVLQYGVDRYADDLLAAGGAGLITPDVTPEAAGEWIAASERTGLDRVFLAAPTSTDERLDLVVSSSTGFVYTVSTMGITGERAELDRAARILVERLKAHGANNACVGIGISNAGQVNGVAEYADGAIVGTALVRALRDGGLERLAEVTRSLVAGTPSAQFSLDN, encoded by the coding sequence GTGAGCCGCGTCGAGGACGCCATAGCCAAGGCGCACAACGAGGGACGCGGCGCATTCGTCGGCTATCTGCCGGTCGGCTACCCCGATCTGGAGACCAGCATCCAGGCCGCGATCACGCTCGCGCGCAACGGTGCGGACGTCATCGAGCTCGGCCCGCCGTACAGCGACCCCGTGATGGACGGCCTGGTCATCCAGGAGGCCACGCAGCACGCGCTGGCCGCCGGGTTCAAGATACGCGATCTCTTCACCGCGGTGAGGGCGATCACCGACGCCGTCGACGTTCCCGTCCTCGTCATGACGTACTGGAACCCCGTGCTGCAGTACGGCGTCGACCGCTACGCGGACGATCTGCTCGCCGCCGGCGGCGCAGGTCTCATCACGCCCGACGTCACGCCGGAGGCGGCAGGGGAGTGGATCGCCGCGAGCGAGCGGACCGGGCTGGATCGGGTCTTCCTGGCGGCGCCGACCTCCACAGACGAGCGTCTCGATCTCGTCGTCTCGTCATCGACGGGCTTCGTGTACACGGTCTCGACGATGGGCATCACCGGTGAGCGCGCCGAGCTCGACCGCGCCGCGCGCATCCTGGTCGAGCGCCTGAAGGCGCACGGCGCGAACAACGCCTGCGTGGGCATCGGCATCTCGAACGCCGGGCAGGTGAACGGCGTCGCCGAGTACGCCGACGGTGCGATCGTCGGCACGGCGCTGGTGCGCGCACTCCGCGACGGCGGTCTGGAACGCCTCGCCGAGGTCACCCGCTCCCTCGTCGCGGGCACGCCGTCCGCACAGTTCTCCCTCGACAATTAG
- a CDS encoding alpha/beta fold hydrolase encodes MSTTSGALAVRGATLHYQVRGTGPVLLISQSGEGDADRSNDLIAELVDAFTVVTYDRRGLSRSRLDDPHRGPTMADHADDVHRLLGELTDGPAHMLGCSLGAVIGLHVATEHPEQIGTLIAHEPVAPRLLPAAQRERHEDELAHLQRLYLQEGLGATLPEIARTLGIDPAGEREPDLSPQPMNPQRLANFDQFIRHDFTAIIRDTLDTAALREASTRILPATGRTTPRSVFDHLAAAALASLLGRTLLEAPGGHNGNTTHPRAYARWLRRVLEES; translated from the coding sequence ATGTCCACGACATCCGGAGCGCTCGCAGTGCGCGGCGCAACGCTGCACTACCAGGTCCGCGGAACCGGGCCGGTGCTGCTGATCTCGCAGAGCGGGGAAGGAGACGCCGACCGCAGCAACGACCTGATCGCGGAACTCGTCGACGCATTCACCGTCGTCACGTACGACCGCAGAGGCTTGTCGCGCAGCCGGTTGGACGACCCGCACCGGGGCCCGACGATGGCGGACCACGCCGACGATGTGCACCGGCTGCTGGGCGAACTCACCGACGGCCCTGCGCACATGCTGGGATGCAGCCTCGGCGCCGTGATCGGTCTGCATGTCGCGACCGAGCACCCCGAGCAGATCGGGACCCTGATCGCTCACGAACCCGTCGCACCGCGCCTGCTGCCCGCCGCTCAGCGGGAGCGTCACGAAGACGAGCTCGCACACCTTCAGCGCCTCTACCTGCAGGAGGGGCTCGGTGCGACCCTCCCCGAGATCGCCAGAACTCTGGGAATCGACCCCGCGGGCGAGCGCGAGCCCGACCTCTCTCCGCAGCCGATGAATCCGCAGCGCCTCGCGAACTTCGATCAGTTCATCCGGCACGACTTCACCGCGATCATCCGCGACACGCTCGACACGGCGGCGCTGCGCGAGGCGAGCACGCGCATCCTGCCCGCGACAGGACGGACGACGCCGCGAAGCGTCTTCGATCATCTGGCCGCCGCGGCGCTCGCCTCGCTGCTCGGTCGCACACTGCTGGAGGCGCCCGGCGGGCACAACGGCAACACCACCCATCCGCGTGCCTACGCACGCTGGCTTCGCCGAGTCCTCGAGGAATCGTGA
- a CDS encoding Trp biosynthesis-associated membrane protein, translated as MLALGAALSIVGSVLRYIFAALAAGAAVVLGIATLPLVTAPPLTVVAGVVAEKTGLAGDDALHDLVAAITPTAWPAIALCCWVLLLAAAVFTAVTARRWKSGGRRYRTDDAPHETTQGPLDAVDSWDDLSRGTDPTR; from the coding sequence GTGCTCGCACTCGGCGCGGCGCTCTCGATCGTCGGATCCGTACTCCGCTACATCTTCGCCGCCCTGGCGGCCGGGGCAGCCGTCGTGCTCGGGATCGCCACGCTTCCGCTGGTGACCGCACCGCCGCTGACCGTCGTCGCCGGCGTCGTCGCCGAGAAGACCGGCCTGGCGGGCGACGACGCGCTGCACGACCTCGTCGCGGCGATCACGCCGACGGCCTGGCCGGCGATCGCGCTGTGCTGCTGGGTGCTGCTGCTCGCGGCCGCGGTGTTCACCGCCGTGACCGCGCGGCGCTGGAAGAGCGGCGGACGCCGCTACCGCACCGACGATGCCCCGCACGAGACGACTCAGGGGCCGCTCGACGCCGTCGACTCCTGGGACGACCTGTCGCGTGGCACCGATCCGACCCGCTGA
- the hisI gene encoding phosphoribosyl-AMP cyclohydrolase: MSVDEQVANVAWNADGLAPVIVQQWDTREVLMLAWVDAEALRRTLTTGRVTYWSRSRREYWRKGDTSGNIQIVRGAQIDCDGDTILLQVDQTGAACHTGTRTCFDGRDLDAVIGGEQA; the protein is encoded by the coding sequence GTGAGCGTCGACGAGCAGGTCGCGAACGTGGCGTGGAACGCCGACGGGCTCGCCCCGGTGATCGTGCAGCAGTGGGACACGCGCGAGGTGCTCATGCTCGCCTGGGTGGATGCCGAGGCGCTGCGACGAACGCTCACCACGGGACGGGTCACGTACTGGTCGCGCTCGCGCCGGGAGTACTGGCGCAAGGGCGACACCTCGGGCAACATCCAGATCGTGCGCGGCGCGCAGATCGACTGCGACGGCGACACGATACTGCTGCAGGTGGACCAGACCGGCGCGGCGTGCCACACAGGGACGCGCACGTGCTTCGACGGCAGGGACCTCGACGCCGTGATCGGAGGCGAGCAGGCGTGA
- a CDS encoding ANTAR domain-containing response regulator — MTEEQQPEQPTASAPRRVVVAEDESLIRLDIVEILRDNGFDVVGEAGDGETAVQLATELRPDLVVMDVKMPQLDGISAAEKLHKNNIAPVVLLTAFSQKELVERASEAGALAYVVKPFTPNDLLPAIEIALARHEQIITLEAEVADMVERFETRKLVDRAKGLLNEKMGLSEPEAFRWIQKASMDRRLTMQDVAKAIIEQLAPKK; from the coding sequence GTGACTGAAGAGCAGCAGCCTGAGCAGCCCACGGCATCCGCCCCGCGACGCGTCGTCGTCGCCGAGGACGAGTCGCTGATCCGCCTCGACATCGTCGAGATCCTCCGCGACAACGGATTCGATGTCGTCGGCGAGGCCGGCGACGGCGAGACCGCCGTTCAGCTCGCCACCGAGCTGCGCCCCGACCTGGTGGTCATGGACGTGAAGATGCCGCAGCTCGACGGCATCAGCGCCGCCGAGAAGCTGCACAAGAACAACATCGCTCCGGTCGTGCTGCTGACCGCCTTCAGCCAGAAGGAGCTCGTGGAGCGCGCCAGCGAAGCAGGAGCGCTCGCGTACGTCGTGAAGCCGTTCACGCCGAACGACCTGCTGCCCGCGATCGAGATCGCGCTGGCGCGTCACGAGCAGATCATCACGCTCGAGGCCGAGGTCGCCGACATGGTCGAGCGCTTCGAGACCCGCAAGCTCGTCGACCGCGCCAAGGGCCTGCTGAACGAGAAGATGGGGCTCTCCGAGCCCGAGGCGTTCCGCTGGATCCAGAAGGCGTCGATGGACCGCCGTCTGACGATGCAGGACGTCGCCAAGGCGATCATCGAGCAGCTCGCTCCCAAGAAGTGA
- the trpB gene encoding tryptophan synthase subunit beta, with product MSLRDQPGPFFGDFGGRYMPESLIAAIDELTEAYHAAIADPGFRAELAQLLSSYAGRPSALTEVPRFAEHAGGARIFLKREDLNHTGSHKINNVLGQALLTKRLGKTRVIAETGAGQHGVATATAAALFGLECTIYMGEVDTERQALNVARMRLLGAEVVPVTTGSRTLKDAINDAYRDWVASVETTNYIFGTAAGPHPFPAMVRDFQKIIGEEAREQLLADAGRLPDAVIACVGGGSNAIGMFDAFLDDASVKLYGVEAAGDGVDTPQHAASIERGRPGVLHGSKTYVLQDEDGQTIESHSISAGLDYPGVGPEHAWLADIGRAEYIPATDDEAMQALRLLSRTEGIIPAIESAHALAGALRIGRELGPDGLIAVCLSGRGDKDMDTAARYFHLYDEGSAE from the coding sequence ATGAGTCTGCGCGACCAGCCCGGTCCCTTCTTCGGAGACTTCGGCGGGCGCTACATGCCCGAGTCCCTCATCGCCGCGATCGATGAGCTCACCGAGGCGTACCACGCGGCGATCGCCGACCCCGGGTTCCGGGCCGAGCTCGCGCAGCTGCTGAGCTCCTACGCGGGCCGGCCGTCCGCGCTCACCGAGGTGCCCCGTTTCGCGGAGCACGCCGGGGGAGCGCGGATCTTCCTCAAGCGTGAGGACCTGAACCACACCGGTTCGCACAAGATCAACAACGTGCTCGGACAGGCGCTGTTGACGAAGAGGCTCGGCAAGACCCGCGTGATCGCCGAGACCGGCGCCGGTCAGCACGGCGTCGCCACGGCGACCGCCGCGGCCCTGTTCGGCCTGGAGTGCACGATATACATGGGCGAGGTCGACACCGAGCGGCAGGCGCTCAACGTCGCCAGGATGCGGCTGCTCGGGGCCGAGGTCGTGCCGGTGACGACCGGCTCCCGCACCCTGAAGGACGCGATCAACGACGCGTACCGCGACTGGGTGGCCAGCGTCGAGACCACCAACTACATCTTCGGCACGGCGGCCGGCCCGCATCCGTTCCCCGCGATGGTGCGCGACTTCCAGAAGATCATCGGCGAGGAGGCCCGCGAGCAGCTGCTGGCCGACGCCGGACGGCTGCCCGATGCCGTCATCGCGTGCGTGGGCGGCGGATCCAACGCGATCGGCATGTTCGACGCGTTCCTCGACGATGCATCGGTGAAGCTCTACGGCGTCGAGGCGGCCGGCGACGGCGTCGACACCCCGCAGCACGCGGCATCCATCGAGCGCGGACGGCCCGGCGTGCTGCACGGCTCGAAGACCTACGTTCTGCAGGACGAGGACGGCCAGACCATCGAATCGCACTCGATCTCCGCCGGGCTCGACTACCCGGGCGTCGGACCGGAGCACGCCTGGCTGGCCGACATCGGGCGGGCGGAGTACATCCCCGCGACCGATGACGAAGCCATGCAGGCGCTGCGGCTGCTGAGCCGCACCGAGGGGATCATCCCCGCCATCGAGTCCGCGCACGCCCTGGCCGGCGCGCTGCGCATCGGACGGGAGCTCGGGCCCGACGGGCTCATCGCGGTCTGCCTCTCCGGGCGAGGCGACAAGGACATGGACACCGCGGCGCGATACTTCCATCTCTACGACGAGGGGAGCGCCGAGTGA
- a CDS encoding DUF6704 family protein — MSNSIADPGHGHSPAAWAAVVIMLVGFALGTLFFCLHQPALVWASVVVIVIGPIVGWAMAKAGYGVNGPKYSPKAH, encoded by the coding sequence ATGAGCAACTCGATCGCAGACCCTGGACACGGACATTCGCCTGCCGCGTGGGCCGCGGTCGTGATCATGCTGGTGGGCTTCGCCCTCGGCACGCTGTTCTTCTGCCTCCACCAGCCCGCTCTGGTGTGGGCCTCCGTCGTCGTCATCGTCATCGGCCCGATCGTGGGCTGGGCGATGGCCAAGGCCGGCTACGGGGTGAACGGGCCCAAGTACTCGCCGAAGGCGCACTGA
- a CDS encoding phosphoribosyl-ATP diphosphatase has product MKTFDELFAELTETARTRPEGSGTVAQLDRGVHAIGKKVVEEAAEVWMAAEYESKDDAAEEISQLLYHLQVMMLAKGLDLEDVYRHL; this is encoded by the coding sequence GTGAAGACTTTCGACGAGCTGTTCGCCGAGCTGACCGAGACGGCGCGGACCCGCCCCGAAGGATCGGGGACGGTCGCGCAGCTCGACCGTGGCGTGCACGCCATCGGCAAGAAGGTCGTCGAGGAGGCCGCCGAGGTGTGGATGGCCGCCGAGTACGAGTCGAAGGACGACGCTGCCGAGGAGATCTCGCAGCTGCTGTACCACCTGCAGGTGATGATGCTGGCCAAGGGCCTTGACCTCGAGGACGTCTACCGACATCTCTGA
- the rpe gene encoding ribulose-phosphate 3-epimerase — protein sequence MNPRINPSILAADFVNMQSELARIASADFAHVDVMDNHFVPNLTFGPQMVERIQETSPIPLDVHLMITDPERWAPGYAELGAASVTFHLEAADDPVALARRLRQIGARAGVAIKPGTAGEPLYDILDEFDQILVMTVEPGFGGQGFMPETMPKLRALREEATRRGADVWLQVDGGISFDTIGQAAEAGADTFVAGSAVYGADDVEAAVTGLRDRARTASLES from the coding sequence ATGAATCCGCGCATCAATCCGAGCATCCTCGCCGCCGACTTCGTCAACATGCAGTCCGAACTGGCCCGCATCGCCAGTGCCGACTTCGCACACGTCGACGTGATGGACAACCACTTCGTGCCGAATCTGACCTTCGGGCCGCAGATGGTGGAGCGCATCCAGGAGACCAGCCCGATCCCGCTCGACGTGCACCTGATGATCACCGACCCCGAGCGCTGGGCCCCTGGCTACGCCGAGCTCGGCGCGGCGAGCGTGACGTTCCACCTCGAGGCGGCTGACGACCCTGTGGCGCTCGCGCGCCGGCTGCGGCAGATCGGTGCTCGCGCCGGCGTCGCGATCAAGCCCGGCACGGCGGGGGAGCCGCTGTACGACATTCTCGACGAGTTCGATCAGATCCTGGTGATGACCGTCGAGCCGGGCTTCGGCGGCCAGGGCTTCATGCCCGAGACCATGCCCAAGCTCCGTGCACTCCGAGAGGAGGCGACGCGCCGGGGCGCCGACGTGTGGCTGCAGGTCGACGGGGGCATCTCCTTCGACACCATCGGGCAGGCCGCCGAAGCCGGGGCCGACACGTTCGTCGCGGGTTCGGCGGTGTACGGCGCCGACGACGTCGAGGCGGCCGTCACAGGTCTTCGGGACCGGGCACGCACGGCTAGTCTGGAATCGTGA
- the hisG gene encoding ATP phosphoribosyltransferase: MLRIAVPNKGSLSETAAEMLAEAGYTGRRDPKTLHVIDADSDVEFFYLRPRDIATYVASGALDVGITGRDLLRDVRQDDAREIEQLGFARSTFRFAAPPGKYSTVQDLEGVRVASAYPGLVDDFLREQGVNAVLVPLDGAVESAVRLGVADVIADVVETGTTLRQAGLEIFGPVIIESEAVLISRPGEVPGTSRLLRRLRGVMVARRYVLLDYDLPASLVDQATAIAGGRESPTISPLRDPEWVAVRVMIPRKGMNQVMDDLYALGARAILVTAIHAARL, translated from the coding sequence ATGCTCCGCATCGCCGTTCCGAACAAGGGCTCGCTGTCCGAGACAGCAGCCGAGATGCTCGCGGAGGCCGGCTACACCGGCCGTCGTGACCCGAAGACCCTGCACGTCATCGACGCCGACAGCGACGTCGAGTTCTTCTACCTCCGTCCCCGTGACATCGCGACCTACGTCGCATCCGGCGCCCTCGACGTGGGGATCACCGGACGCGACCTGCTGCGCGACGTGCGACAGGATGACGCCCGTGAGATCGAGCAGCTCGGTTTCGCCCGCTCGACGTTCCGCTTCGCCGCGCCGCCCGGGAAGTACTCGACCGTTCAGGACCTCGAGGGTGTGCGCGTGGCATCCGCCTATCCGGGCCTGGTCGACGACTTCCTGCGCGAGCAGGGCGTGAACGCCGTCCTCGTCCCGCTCGACGGCGCTGTGGAGTCGGCCGTCAGGCTCGGCGTCGCGGATGTGATCGCCGACGTGGTGGAGACGGGCACGACGCTGCGGCAGGCGGGTCTGGAGATCTTCGGGCCGGTGATCATCGAGTCCGAGGCTGTCCTGATCAGCAGACCGGGCGAGGTTCCCGGCACGTCGCGCCTGCTGCGCCGTCTGCGCGGCGTCATGGTGGCCCGTCGCTACGTGCTCCTGGACTACGACCTCCCTGCGAGCCTGGTGGATCAGGCGACGGCCATCGCCGGCGGGCGCGAATCCCCGACGATCTCCCCGCTGCGCGACCCGGAGTGGGTGGCGGTGCGCGTGATGATCCCGCGCAAGGGCATGAACCAGGTGATGGACGACCTGTACGCACTGGGCGCGCGGGCGATCCTCGTCACCGCGATCCACGCAGCGAGGCTCTGA
- the pyk gene encoding pyruvate kinase, giving the protein MRRAKIVATLGPATSTYETVRALIDAGVDVARLNLSHGDYTVHDANYANVRRAAEDSGRAVAVLVDLQGPKIRLGKFEDGPYELAVGDIFKITTEDIVGNREICGTTFKGLPQDVKPGDFLLIDDGKVRVEVVETDGVTVTTRVVVAGAVSNNKGINLPGVAVSVPALSEKDEADLRWGLRIGADIIALSFVRDAADVTRVHEIMAEEGVKIPVIAKVEKPQAVDNLEEIVDAFDGIMVARGDLGVELPLEAVPIVQKRAVELARAMAKPVIVATQMLESMISSPVPTRAETSDVANAVLDGADAVMLSGETSVGEYPVVVVETMARIIESTEEHGLERIQPLRNKPRTQGGIITLAGEEVAEFVEAKFICVFTQSGDSARRMSRLRPRIPMLAFTPEPGIRRRLAVSWGIRTALVDVVEHTDLMFHQVDEYLLGNKLAVEGDKVVVISGSPPGIIGSTNDIRVHQVGDAVGGAAPVYKSKN; this is encoded by the coding sequence TTGAGACGCGCGAAGATCGTCGCCACACTGGGCCCCGCCACATCCACCTATGAGACCGTGCGTGCGTTGATCGACGCCGGCGTGGACGTCGCGCGGCTGAATCTCAGCCACGGCGACTACACCGTGCACGACGCGAACTACGCGAACGTGCGTCGCGCCGCCGAGGACTCAGGCCGTGCGGTCGCCGTCCTGGTCGACCTGCAGGGCCCGAAGATCCGCCTCGGCAAGTTCGAGGACGGCCCGTACGAGCTCGCCGTCGGCGACATCTTCAAGATCACCACCGAGGACATCGTCGGCAACCGCGAGATCTGCGGCACCACCTTCAAGGGCCTGCCCCAGGACGTGAAGCCCGGTGACTTCCTGCTGATCGACGACGGCAAGGTGCGCGTCGAGGTCGTCGAGACCGACGGCGTCACCGTGACCACGCGCGTCGTGGTCGCGGGTGCGGTGTCGAACAACAAGGGCATCAACCTGCCGGGTGTCGCCGTCAGCGTCCCCGCGCTGAGCGAGAAGGACGAGGCGGACCTGCGCTGGGGCCTTCGGATCGGTGCCGACATCATCGCGCTCTCGTTCGTGCGGGATGCCGCGGATGTCACGCGCGTGCACGAGATCATGGCCGAGGAGGGCGTCAAGATCCCCGTCATCGCCAAGGTCGAGAAGCCGCAGGCGGTCGACAATCTCGAGGAGATCGTCGACGCGTTCGACGGCATCATGGTCGCCCGCGGCGACCTCGGCGTCGAGCTGCCCCTCGAGGCCGTGCCGATCGTGCAGAAGCGCGCCGTCGAGCTGGCACGGGCCATGGCGAAGCCGGTGATCGTCGCCACGCAGATGCTGGAGTCGATGATCTCGAGCCCTGTTCCGACCCGGGCCGAGACCTCGGATGTCGCGAACGCGGTGCTCGACGGGGCCGATGCCGTGATGCTCTCGGGCGAGACGAGCGTGGGGGAGTACCCCGTCGTCGTCGTGGAGACGATGGCGCGCATCATCGAGTCGACCGAGGAGCACGGCCTGGAGCGCATCCAGCCGCTGCGCAACAAGCCCCGCACGCAGGGCGGCATCATCACGCTCGCCGGCGAGGAGGTCGCGGAGTTCGTGGAGGCGAAGTTCATCTGCGTCTTCACCCAGTCCGGCGACTCTGCGCGTCGCATGTCGCGCCTTCGTCCGCGCATCCCGATGCTCGCGTTCACGCCCGAGCCCGGCATCCGGCGTCGTCTGGCCGTGTCGTGGGGCATCCGCACCGCGCTCGTCGACGTCGTGGAGCACACCGACCTGATGTTCCACCAGGTGGACGAGTACCTGCTCGGCAACAAGCTGGCCGTCGAGGGCGACAAGGTCGTCGTGATCTCCGGGTCCCCTCCCGGGATCATCGGCTCGACCAACGACATCCGCGTGCACCAGGTCGGGGATGCAGTCGGCGGAGCGGCACCGGTCTACAAGTCCAAGAACTGA
- the trpC gene encoding indole-3-glycerol phosphate synthase TrpC: MVLADLTAGAVEDAERRALTRPLADVERDALARPAARDAVAALAPAERVKIIAEVKRASPSRGALAEIPDPAHQAALYERGGASAISVLTEERRFGGSLADLEAVTARVSLPVLRKDFIATPYQVLEARAAGADLALLIVAGLPAKTLRELYALILELGMTPLVETHDGEELEQAIDLGAKLIGINARNLKTLELDRDLFGRLADRIPAGSIRIAESAVLAPSDVARYRQAGADVVLIGEALVTGDPVATLNSFLEVG; this comes from the coding sequence ATGGTCCTCGCCGACCTCACGGCCGGCGCAGTCGAGGATGCAGAGCGTCGCGCACTGACCCGGCCCCTGGCCGACGTCGAGCGCGACGCACTCGCGCGCCCCGCCGCTCGCGACGCTGTCGCGGCACTGGCACCCGCCGAGCGGGTGAAGATCATCGCCGAGGTCAAGCGGGCCAGCCCGTCACGCGGTGCCCTGGCCGAGATCCCCGATCCCGCCCACCAGGCCGCCCTCTACGAGCGGGGCGGCGCCTCGGCGATCAGCGTGCTCACCGAGGAACGCCGGTTCGGGGGCTCGCTCGCCGATCTCGAGGCCGTCACCGCCCGGGTGTCGCTGCCGGTGCTGCGCAAGGACTTCATCGCCACGCCCTACCAGGTGCTCGAGGCCCGTGCGGCGGGTGCCGACCTGGCGCTGCTCATCGTCGCGGGTCTGCCCGCGAAGACTCTGCGTGAGCTCTACGCGCTCATCCTCGAGCTGGGGATGACCCCGCTCGTCGAGACGCACGATGGAGAGGAGCTCGAGCAGGCGATCGACCTGGGTGCGAAGCTCATCGGCATCAACGCCCGCAATCTCAAGACGCTGGAGCTTGACCGCGATCTGTTCGGCCGTCTGGCGGATCGGATCCCTGCGGGCTCCATCAGGATCGCCGAGTCCGCGGTGCTCGCACCCTCGGACGTCGCGCGTTACCGTCAGGCGGGCGCCGACGTGGTGCTCATCGGCGAAGCGCTCGTGACCGGCGACCCCGTCGCCACCCTGAACAGCTTCCTGGAGGTCGGATGA
- a CDS encoding hotdog fold thioesterase — MGALAEKMGIEFTEFSVERSVATMPVEGNTQPVGLVHGGAYVVLGESLGSMAANLHAGPGRLAVGVDINATHTRSATSGTVTGVCTPLHLGRSITVHEIVVSDDQGRRCSTIRITNMIKTLAD, encoded by the coding sequence ATGGGTGCGCTGGCCGAGAAGATGGGCATCGAGTTCACCGAGTTCTCGGTCGAGCGCAGCGTCGCCACGATGCCCGTGGAGGGCAACACGCAGCCGGTCGGCCTCGTGCACGGAGGCGCGTACGTCGTGCTGGGCGAGTCACTCGGATCAATGGCCGCGAATCTGCACGCCGGTCCCGGCAGGCTCGCCGTGGGCGTGGACATCAACGCCACGCATACGCGATCCGCCACCAGCGGCACGGTGACGGGCGTGTGCACTCCGCTGCACCTGGGGCGCAGCATCACCGTGCACGAGATCGTCGTCAGCGACGATCAGGGGCGGCGCTGCTCGACCATCCGCATCACGAACATGATCAAGACACTCGCAGACTGA